One genomic region from Candidatus Eisenbacteria bacterium encodes:
- a CDS encoding cytoplasmic protein, translated as MSEAIAPIEGTFEAATMARGEPGLPRGFVWRGRPVRIAAVERVWRKLGPESTGKELYLRRHYFRLAMEDGTRWTVYCLRQPGGGARPGARWFLYAIEEKADESRP; from the coding sequence GTGAGCGAGGCGATCGCGCCGATCGAAGGGACGTTCGAGGCGGCGACGATGGCGCGCGGCGAGCCGGGCTTGCCCCGCGGCTTCGTCTGGCGCGGGCGGCCGGTGCGTATCGCTGCGGTGGAGCGCGTCTGGAGGAAGCTCGGGCCCGAGAGCACGGGAAAGGAGCTCTACCTGAGGCGCCACTACTTTCGCCTGGCGATGGAGGACGGCACGCGCTGGACGGTCTATTGCCTCCGCCAGCCGGGGGGTGGGGCACGACCGGGCGCGAGGTGGTTTCTCTATGCGATCGAAGAGAAGGCGGATGAGTCCCGCCCGTGA
- a CDS encoding aminoacetone oxidase family FAD-binding enzyme — MSERGVWRVAIVGAGAAGLTAAIAAAERIRREGTRRRTTPEVAVLDGAARLGAKILVSGGGRCNVTNVTVVPEDFNGSRQQIRKVLAAFSARDAALWFRSMGVDLREEAGGKLFPATGRARDVLGALLGRCRALGIEVRTRCRVHAINRVAAAQEGEGGATDPPSLRVVHEAGETLAARVVLATGGSSLPRSGSDGEGFRIAAALGHSVIGPAPALVPLVLAEGMLHGSLSGVSLPAEMLTRRDRRIIDRRTGDLLWTHFGVSGPVVLDASRHWTTARAAGARVEITVSFLPGEDFESVQRMLLRESSEGGARSCRRALAGRIPERLAEALMLRAGIDRSRRIGDLRRDERRNLARALVELPLPIERDRGWSHAETTAGGVPLSEIDPRTMGSRKVPGLHLAGEILDCDGRVGGFNFQWAWSTGWIAGRGAAGATGRGARGKGGRGAGGPGHD; from the coding sequence ATGAGCGAGCGCGGAGTTTGGCGCGTCGCGATCGTGGGAGCGGGGGCCGCGGGCCTGACCGCGGCGATCGCCGCCGCGGAACGGATCCGGCGCGAGGGGACCAGGCGGCGCACGACGCCCGAGGTCGCCGTCCTGGACGGCGCCGCGCGTCTGGGCGCCAAGATCCTCGTGTCAGGGGGCGGCCGGTGCAATGTCACCAACGTGACGGTTGTGCCCGAGGACTTCAATGGATCGAGGCAGCAGATCCGGAAAGTCCTGGCGGCCTTCAGCGCGAGAGACGCCGCCCTCTGGTTTCGCTCCATGGGAGTGGATCTGCGCGAGGAGGCGGGAGGCAAGCTCTTTCCCGCCACGGGCCGCGCGAGGGACGTCCTGGGCGCTCTGCTCGGCCGCTGTCGCGCGCTGGGGATCGAGGTGCGCACCCGCTGTCGCGTGCATGCGATCAACCGCGTCGCCGCGGCGCAGGAAGGGGAGGGCGGCGCGACCGATCCCCCCTCTCTCCGCGTGGTCCACGAAGCGGGAGAGACGCTCGCCGCTCGCGTCGTTCTCGCGACCGGGGGATCTTCGTTGCCCCGTTCCGGCAGCGACGGAGAAGGGTTCCGGATCGCGGCCGCGCTGGGGCACTCGGTGATCGGGCCGGCCCCCGCGCTGGTCCCCCTCGTCCTCGCGGAAGGCATGCTCCACGGGAGCCTCTCCGGCGTCTCGCTTCCGGCGGAGATGCTCACGCGAAGGGACCGACGGATCATCGATCGGCGGACGGGCGATCTCCTCTGGACTCACTTCGGCGTGAGCGGCCCGGTCGTGCTCGATGCGAGCCGGCACTGGACGACCGCGCGGGCCGCGGGCGCAAGGGTCGAGATCACTGTCTCGTTTCTGCCGGGCGAGGACTTCGAGTCTGTCCAGAGGATGCTCCTCAGGGAGTCATCCGAGGGAGGGGCGCGCTCCTGCCGTCGGGCGCTGGCCGGAAGGATCCCCGAGCGCCTGGCGGAGGCGCTGATGCTTCGCGCGGGGATCGACCGCTCGCGCCGAATCGGAGATCTGCGCAGGGACGAGAGGCGAAACCTGGCGCGGGCGCTTGTCGAGCTTCCTCTCCCGATTGAGCGGGACAGGGGATGGAGCCATGCCGAGACGACGGCGGGCGGGGTCCCGCTCTCCGAGATCGATCCCCGAACGATGGGTTCCCGAAAGGTCCCCGGACTGCACCTCGCGGGAGAGATCCTCGACTGCGACGGTCGCGTGGGCGGATTCAACTTCCAGTGGGCCTGGTCGACGGGCTGGATCGCGGGGCGGGGCGCGGCGGGCGCGACGGGGCGAGGGGCCAGGGGGAAGGGAGGAAGGGGAGCGGGCGGCCCGGGGCATGATTGA